A portion of the Malania oleifera isolate guangnan ecotype guangnan chromosome 3, ASM2987363v1, whole genome shotgun sequence genome contains these proteins:
- the LOC131151875 gene encoding S-protein homolog 29-like — protein MKALANLLLLACLALYIVFMAVRQPEYFQGTEYEIHVTNGFRTNSSTPLVIWCSSEEDDLGGRALQEGEEFSWELRIDFWGTVQFSCTVKWDRRRKRFEAFRVHRDGHRCFDLKKCFWLVTEDGIYFSSNEVSWKKDFSWS, from the coding sequence ATGAAGGCTCTCGCTAACCTTCTCCTTCTAGCGTGCCTGGCGCTGTACATCGTTTTCATGGCGGTGAGGCAGCCGGAGTATTTCCAAGGCACGGAGTACGAGATTCACGTGACCAACGGGTTCAGGACCAACTCTTCAACTCCGCTGGTGATATGGTGTTCGTCGGAGGAGGATGATCTTGGGGGGCGAGCACTGCAGGAGGGGGAAGAGTTCAGCTGGGAACTCCGGATCGACTTCTGGGGAACCGTCCAGTTCTCATGCACAGTCAAATGGGATCGCCGGAGGAAGAGGTTCGAGGCGTTTCGGGTTCACCGGGACGGCCACCGGTGTTTCGATCTCAAGAAATGCTTTTGGCTGGTGACGGAGGATGGGATTTACTTCAGCAGCAATGAGGTGAGTTGGAAGAAGGATTTCTCATGGTCGTAG